The DNA window GACGGATTCGCTCGCTCCGGTACCAGTGCACAACGCGTTGCTCGACCTCGCTCGCGCGCTCCTGGCAGTCGAGCAGCTGCAGCGATCCAAAGAGCACGCCGTCGACGCGCACGCTCCAGAATGCCTCCCAGTGCAGCTCGTCGCGCTCGAAGCCGATCAACTCGGCAACGCGAAAACAGAGCGTGCACTCGAAGACGCGCGTATCGCGGAAAAAGACGAGCGTTTCGCCGACGGTCACGGTGCGTGTTGGTGGGAGCTTCCTGCGTCGAAGCTACCGGGACTTCGAGGACTTCGAGATTGGCCTAACGACGAAGAGTCTTACTGGAACTCGACCTGCGTCTCGCGGGCCGCTTCGAGCTCGCGCAGGAACGGATATCGCGCGCGCACCAACTTAACCCGCGCCGGATCGATGTCGACCACCCTCGGCGCGTTGACGCCGCCGCCGATGCCGACCGGCTCACCCCACGGATCGTACGCCACCGATCCGCCGTCGTATTCGACGCCGTCACCGATCCCCGTGCGATTGACCGCAACCACGTAGCACTGATTCTCGATCGCCCGTGCGCGCGTCAGCACGTCCCAGTGTGCGCGGCGACGGTCCGGCCAATTGGCGACGAGGAGCACCGCGTCCACATCCGGTGCCACCGCGCGGAACAGTTCGGGGAAACGAAGATCGAAGCAGATGAAAAGCCCGACGCGTGCCCCTTCGATCGTCACCACAACGGGTCCATCGCCTGGTGCGTAGACCTCGTGTTCGCCCGCGTACGCGAAGAGCCGCTGCTTGCGATAG is part of the Gemmatimonadaceae bacterium genome and encodes:
- a CDS encoding nitrilase-related carbon-nitrogen hydrolase, whose amino-acid sequence is MPEFTSPESGTSAAPPLRVALGEYDTGWHDPDTSLRRARDVIAGAARLRARVVVLPEMCSTGFTMEGTRWAEALTPEKGASGALAAAAREHRVWVLAGLAVRETTPARLVNAAVLFDPAGSIAAIYRKQRLFAYAGEHEVYAPGDGPVVVTIEGARVGLFICFDLRFPELFRAVAPDVDAVLLVANWPDRRRAHWDVLTRARAIENQCYVVAVNRTGIGDGVEYDGGSVAYDPWGEPVGIGGGVNAPRVVDIDPARVKLVRARYPFLRELEAARETQVEFQ